Below is a genomic region from Raphanus sativus cultivar WK10039 chromosome 4, ASM80110v3, whole genome shotgun sequence.
GTCAAGCTCTACATGTCTTAGAACCGCGCCCCCAAAGATCTGACGCCTGAGATGTAAATATTAGCTATTGACTTACCATGTTTTTTCATAGGCTACAACACTAAGCTCTAAACCTGGCTTCAAATATAAGCGAAAGTTACGATTAATCAATACTTTCCCATCAGACTATCTTAACACCCAAGCGATCCTACGTTTCATTTGAACCATTCCTCCTCTGGAAAAGTTTTGCCCTCCATCGTACCTTCTGTCCTATAGTTTGAGTTAGAGATTCTCCCACGTCAGCAGCCGGGAAGTAAAAGATTATCTAATTATGTTCTGTGCCAGCCTCTTTACTTAAAAGTCAATAAGATCATTCACCAACAGatcaatttttataaacatattctTAATCCATCGTACACTCTCATACCACCATCAAACAACCACATATCAATTCATACTCCTACCCCGCTTGATACTGGGGACATTACATTGATACTCCACGACTCGAACTCTGCCAAACCTCGACCGCCTGTTGATCCTTCCTTGTCACAAACATTCTGCTCCCTCCAAACACCAATCCAGTTACCTTGTTTTCTCCTGAGCCTGCCACAAACGAGTTCTTCCTAAAAACCCTCTCTTCCAACACATCCCGTCTCGCATTCCCTACCAAACCCGTAATCACTTCAGACCAAAGCTCAATCCCATCACCTTTACTACAAAACACATGATCCCCATAACTCTCTATCTTACACCCAACTCCTTTCCTCTCATTCAAgctcctcttcctctcttctccaAGACAAACCCACCGATCCCCCTCCTTACCACCTCCTAAACCCCTCAAATCCGTGTAGAAAACCTCCCCTGAAGACACACCAACTTTAAAAACCGCAGAGAGATTCTCCGAAACAGTGACGTCAGCGAAACAATCTTCCCTCTCATTAATCTCACAAACCATATTCCTCGACCTAACATCCCAAAACCGCACGTGACCACTCACGCCGGAAGGACTAGCGTGAGAGCCGGAGACCATCAGCAAGTTACAGCTCCCAATCCATCTCAACTTAGTCGACGGGATCGCCGAAGAATCACTTCCACGATCGAGCTCTAAGACGGGCAACAAGGTGGAGAGATCGTACACCATAACCGAATTCGAGTTCCTCCTGCTGGATTCGAAGCTGGCGAACAGAAACTCGGAGGAAGAACCAACAGCTTGAACCGTCGAGCTAGCCACGTTCTCCCAGTTCAGAGCCGTTTGTACCGATCCGCCGCTCTCGAGATCGATGATCTGCAGGCCTGGGAAGTCGGTGGCTCCGGCTGCTAAAACTCCCGGGGAGATCTCGAGAAGCGAATCCACGGCGGAGAAGTTGGTGAGAACCGTCGATTTCCGCCGTAACGACCAGTCGAACGAGGTGATCTTGCTCCCGTGCGCCACGTGGAGACCTCCTCCTCCCGTCGGCGCGATCGTGGAGGGAGAGTCTCGGCCGTTTAACCGGAGGACGCGGGATTTGCGGAGATCGAAGGCCTCGAACTGGGAGGGGTTCGAGAGGGAGTCGATGAGGAAAGGCTCGATTCCGTAGTGTCTTGACTCTTCGATGAGGTCTCGGACGTCGGAGGTTGATCGCGCGGGGAGGTTTCCCGTGCGGAGGATGTAGAGGAGGACGGAGAAGAGAGCG
It encodes:
- the LOC108854504 gene encoding BTB/POZ domain-containing protein At5g41330: MNTPATANESNIVSINVGGRIFQTTKQTLTLAGTDSPLSKLATESSTRFLDRDPALFSVLLYILRTGNLPARSTSDVRDLIEESRHYGIEPFLIDSLSNPSQFEAFDLRKSRVLRLNGRDSPSTIAPTGGGGLHVAHGSKITSFDWSLRRKSTVLTNFSAVDSLLEISPGVLAAGATDFPGLQIIDLESGGSVQTALNWENVASSTVQAVGSSSEFLFASFESSRRNSNSVMVYDLSTLLPVLELDRGSDSSAIPSTKLRWIGSCNLLMVSGSHASPSGVSGHVRFWDVRSRNMVCEINEREDCFADVTVSENLSAVFKVGVSSGEVFYTDLRGLGGGKEGDRWVCLGEERKRSLNERKGVGCKIESYGDHVFCSKGDGIELWSEVITGLVGNARRDVLEERVFRKNSFVAGSGENKVTGLVFGGSRMFVTRKDQQAVEVWQSSSRGVSM